A single window of Coffea eugenioides isolate CCC68of chromosome 7, Ceug_1.0, whole genome shotgun sequence DNA harbors:
- the LOC113777256 gene encoding putative late blight resistance protein homolog R1B-23 — protein sequence MEIPSSSNANCFDFAFYDYLQSHHFSSSSNASCFDLALDILAELEKEPPYGWRFKGLKKRVRLMKTCFLYVKKCRRRRNHEALLEHDREDRCNIMSENLRRSSICFRIQDVAIRIIHDLQPAYFEYIQSAITRSKEKIKLFLETDLKKSCAAIFIDYYSPGDPRLVMDLIMCLLETLDCVLPVGELRDTIRNRLKLLRHLIGFVTMQGLECSQLTDLLTYTVVAAGRLISICLSDYDDEQAVNRMESEIYQLILEKINLHDLQVRETFVHVLTASKKQPRSSYDLALQKNEDPVVGQFIGSLRDCLMDLLGSYASFQVPVKDQILRLHEEIRCLAILLKQEEKLGDEIKDLIGVVVSDVGILTFSLFVNEIKEGLPEETDLGLFHLHKVLKYMVAEVAHNFPLKSPYSSFNYPRPNELGCMDSFLENLKELARCDEADDLIGFQQDRIQMIQKDLVFLRSFLENIKEQRYQNGKLQAFWSHVMEAAYKAELLIDLALVGDKCEDSLDAVSRDINLLKIEAPEIHNGQTQRVNKTSLHIPSQFTITMHGEDLLGLDDEVETITHRLTRGTKQLDVVPIVGMPGLGKTTLANKVYTASSVRSYFHVRGWCCVSQTYSIRSLLVELLCSIHSKSPNEYLKMDENDLAMKLRQVLLRSRYLLVLDDLWDVEAWNLLEKSLPNDANGSRILFTSRYQDLSLHFKPNSEPHHLRHLTDKESWALLQRKLFGTEDCPPALSEVRSQIAKLCQGLPLAVVLVAGILATTVQDSWEEVTKSLSSILLEDDYCKKTLELSYSHLPDYLKPCLLYFGTFQEDEVINVRRLLRLWISERFVQQTEGKSLEEAAYDYLMALINRSLVMVTRQRTVGGAKTCLLHDLVHEFCVEKAKEESFLYVIHSWKAPLSLIGPSNPHRVCVSNTGELTIWELMLIFPNLRSLILFGQDDIEHEEEDLGILLPKLLRVLDFGNLDFGYSFPMEVVLLVHLRYLALKGVTYIPSAIANLSRLETLIVEDPCLGIELPSTIWNIKTLSHLRVLNYDEVWPMGFIFPLGNLEGSPDLDHLDTLDLAIDPSPQSLQKILRKLPSIRRIKCMERPREATRNCNEILEFDGLSQLESLHLFGFCGCGFKFPLNLKKLALSNNGLPWSEISTIGKLPNLEVLKLLDHSFVGEEWVMKEGEFPNLRVLKLLGLEFRNWTAFSDNFSRLEKLVLRSCEELEKVPSCLGECETLEMIEVEGCHASVVDSVKQIQQEQMDMGNVALKIEIDNYDDTIFSPEAESTPSEAEEISSEGESISSHHTIDNCESECTAGFHSSGQIKLYLHMLNQFNYILIHVSLYVGKPFMCF from the coding sequence ATGGAGATCCCCTCCAGCAGTAACGCCAATTGCTTTGATTTTGCTTTTTATGATTATCTGCAGTCGCATCACTTCTCCTCCAGCAGTAACGCCAGTTGCTTTGATCTTGCTTTAGATATTCTAGCCGAGCTTGAAAAAGAGCCCCCGTATGGCTGGCGCTTCAAAGGCCTGAAGAAGAGGGTAAGATTAATGAAAACCTGTTTTCTGTATGTCAAAAAGTGTAGGAGGAGGAGGAACCACGAAGCGCTTTTGGAGCATGATCGCGAGGACAGGTGTAATATTATGTCTGAAAATTTGAGACGTAGTAGTATTTGCTTCAGAATTCAAGATGTGGCTATCAGGATCATTCATGATCTTCAGCCTGCTTATTTTGAATACATTCAAAGTGCGATTACCAGATCCAAGGAAAAGATCAAACTGTTTCTTGAGACAGATCTCAAGAAATCATGCGCCGCCATCTTCATCGACTATTACTCACCAGGAGATCCACGACTAGTTATGGATCTTATTATGTGCCTTTTAGAGACTCTGGATTGCGTTTTACCTGTTGGGGAGCTAAGGGATACAATTAGAAATAGGCTAAAACTCTTAAGGCATCTCATTGGCTTTGTGACAATGCAAGGTCTTGAATGTTCGCAATTGACAGATCTCTTGACTTACACTGTAGTTGCAGCTGGACGCCTGATTTCTATATGTCTGTCTGACTATGATGATGAACAAGCGGTCAATCGAATGGAATCTGAAATTTATCAGCTGATACTCGAGAAGATCAATCTTCATGATCTCCAAGTTCGAGAAACTTTTGTCCATGTCCTGACAGCTTCAAAGAAACAACCAAGATCATCATATGATTTAGCCCTTCAGAAGAATGAGGATCCAGTGGTAGGCCAGTTTATTGGTTCTCTTCGTGATTGTCTTATGGATCTACTAGGATCTTATGCCAGTTTTCAGGTTCCAGTCAAGGATCAAATACTAAGACTCCATGAGGAAATAAGATGCCTGGCTATCCTTCTTAAACAGGAGGAGAAACTAGGTGATGAAATAAAGGATCTTATTGGAGTTGTGGTATCTGATGTAGGAATTTTGACCTTCTCCCTTTTTGTCAATGAAATCAAAGAAGGCTTGCCCGAGGAAACAGATCTTGGGTTGTTTCATTTGCACAAAGTTCTCAAATATATGGTGGCAGAGGTTGCACACAATTTTCCACTAAAATCACCATATTCATCATTTAATTATCCAAGACCTAATGAGTTGGGCTGTATGGATTCTTTCCTAGAAAATCTCAAGGAACTAGCAAGGTGTGATGAGGCTGATGATTTAATTGGTTTTCAACAGGATAGAATCCAAATGATCCAAAAAGATCTCGTATTCTTAAGATCTTTCCTGGAAAATATCAAGGAACAGCGCTATCAGAATGGAAAACTTCAAGCTTTCTGGAGTCATGTTATGGAGGCTGCATACAAGGCAGAGTTACTGATTGACTTGGCACTTGTTGGTGATAAATGTGAAGATTCTTTGGATGCCGTTTCTAGAGATATCAATCTTTTGAAGATTGAGGCCCCTGAGATCCATAATGGTCAAACCCAAAGAGTTAACAAGACTTCCCTTCACATACCATCACAATTTACTATCACCATGCACGGCGAAGATCTGTTAGGTCTTGACGACGAGGTGGAAACTATTACTCATCGGCTTACGAGAGGAACAAAGCAATTGGATGTTGTTCCCATTGTGGGTATGCCTGGCCTTGGGAAGACCACATTAGCCAATAAAGTTTATACTGCTTCTTCAGTTAGGTCATATTTCCATGTTCGTGGCTGGTGTTGTGTATCTCAAACATATAGCATACGCAGTTTGTTAGTTGAGCTTTTGTGTAGTATTCATTCTAAGAGTCCAAATGAATATCTTAAGATGGATGAAAATGATTTGGCCATGAAGCTAAGACAGGTTTTGCTGAGAAGTAGGTATCTCCTTGTTTTGGATGACTTGTGGGACGTTGAGGCATGGAATTTGTTGGAAAAATCACTGCCGAATGATGCCAATGGAAGCAGGATTCTCTTCACCAGTAGATACCAGGATTTATCTTTGCATTTCAAACCTAATAGCGAGCCTCACCATCTCCGCCATCTTACTGACAAAGAGAGTTGGGCATTATTGCAGAGAAAGCTATTTGGCACGGAAGATTGTCCTCCAGCACTAAGTGAAGTTCGATCTCAAATAGCAAAACTTTGTCAGGGCTTACCCCTCGCAGTTGTCCTTGTTGCTGGAATTCTTGCTACTACTGTACAAGATAGTTGGGAAGAAGTTACAAAAAGTCTAAGTTCTATTCTCCTTGAGGATGACTATTGCAAGAAGACACTTGAGTTGAGTTATAGTCATTTACCAGATTATTTGAAGCCATGCCTTCTATACTTTGGTACATTTCAAGAAGATGAGGTTATTAATGTGCGAAGGTTGTTACGGCTTTGGATCTCTGAAAGATTCGTGCAACAAACTGAAGGAAAGAGCTTAGAGGAAGCAGCTTATGACTACTTGATGGCTCTAATTAATAGAAGTTTAGTTATGGTTACCAGACAAAGAACTGTGGGTGGTGCCAAAACTTGTCTACTTCACGATTTGGTACACGAGTTTTGTGTGGAAAAAGCCAAAGAAGAAAGTTTTCTGTATGTTATTCATAGTTGGAAAGCTCCTCTTAGTCTTATTGGGCCAAGCAACCCCCACCGAGTTTGTGTTTCCAATACTGGAGAACTGACGATTTGGGAGTTAATGCTTATTTTTCCCAATTTACGCTCTTTGATCTTGTTTGGACAAGATGATATTGAACATGAAGAGGAGGATTTGGGTATTTTGTTACCTAAACTTCTCAGAGTGTTGGATTTTGGGAATTTGGACTTTGGTTATTCTTTTCCGATGGAAGTAGTGTTGCTTGTTCACTTGAGATATCTGGCGCTCAAAGGAGTAACATACATCCCATCTGCGATAGCCAATCTCTCAAGGTTAGAAACTCTCATCGTAGAAGATCCGTGTCTTGGTATTGAGTTGCCAAGTACTATTTGGAACATTAAGACATTGAGTCATCTACGTGTTTTAAATTATGATGAAGTATGGCCAATGGGTTTTATTTTTCCACTTGGAAATCTTGAAGGATCCCCAGATTTAGATCATTTAGACACTTTAGACCTTGCAattgatccctcccctcaaagCTTGCAAAAGATACTGAGAAAGTTACCAAGCATTCGCAGGATAAAATGTATGGAACGACCAAGAGAAGCTACCAGAAATTGCAACGAGATTCTTGAGTTTGACGGTTTGAGTCAACTAGAATCACTTCATTTGTTTGGTTTTTGTGGATGTGGATTTAAATTCCCgttgaatttgaaaaagttggCTCTCTCAAATAATGGTCTGCCATGGAGTgaaatttcaacaattggaaagTTGCCCAATCTTGAAGTGCTTAAATTACTTGATCACAGCTTTGTCGGGGAAGAATGGGTAATGAAAGAGGGGGAGTTCCCTAACCTCCGAGTCTTAAAATTGTTAGGGTTGGAATTTCGCAACTGGACTGCATTTTCTGATAATTTTTCCCGCCTTGAGAAATTGGTCTTGCGCTCGTGTGAGGAGCTGGAAAAGGTGCCTTCTTGTTTGGGGGAGTGTGAGACTCTTGAAATGATTGAGGTGGAAGGGTGTCATGCGTCTGTTGTAGATTCTGTAAAGCAAATTCAACAAGAACAGATGGATATGGGCAATGTGGCTCTAAAGATCGAAATTGATAATTATGATGATACAATCTTTTCCCCAGAAGCAGAGTCAACTCCCTCAGAAGCAGAGGAGATTTCTTCAGAAGGGGAATCTATTTCCTCTCATCACACAATTGACAATTGTGAGAGTGAATGTACAGCGGGATTTCACTCATCAGGTCAgataaaactatatttgcatATGTTGAATCAGTTCAATTATATACTGATTCATGTTTCTCTCTATGTTGGCAAACCATTCATGTGCTTCTAA